One Vicinamibacteria bacterium genomic window, CACCCGGGCGAACTGGCCGTTCCAGCCGTGGGCGATCCAGACGTCGCCCGCGAGAAGGACGTCCTGGAAGTTGGCCGAATCGTAAGCTTTCACCAGCCGCTTCTGTCTCAGCAGAAGCTCTTGCGCCATTCGAAGCGTGGCTTCATCGGTTGTGTTGAGACTGAAGCCCCTCCACTTCAGCGCGGCTCCGAAGGTCTCGCGAGGATCGTCCAGCATCAAGATACGTTCGGCGTAGCGCTCGTCCCAGAGCGATTCCCAGGACTCCACCAACCCCACGCGGCTCTTTCGGTAGGCGATCCCCGCCGTCCCCCAGAAGTAGGGAACGGAGTAGCGGTTCCCCGGATCGTATTCCGGGTCCAGAAAGCGGGGGTCTAGATTCACGAGGTTTGGAAGCGCCGAGTGATCCAGGGGAAGCAGCAGGTTCTGTTTCTTCAGGATTTCGACGCCATAGTTGGTGGGACAGAGGACATCGTAGTCGATGTTCCCCGCCTGAACTTTCGCCAACAGAGCCTCGACGCTGTCGTAGAGATCCACGTTGACTCGCGCACCGTAACGATCTTCGAACTTCTTCAGGGTCTCGGGGGCGATGTAGTTCGACCAGATGTAGACGTTCAGGATCTTGTCGGAATCGGGGCGAGGCGGCACCAGAGCGAATGGCAGCGCGAGGATGCCGAGACCGGCGGCGGCGGGAATGGCCGCCTTCCAGAGCCTGACGCCATGCTCGATCCACCACGAGGCGAGAAGAATGAGCGCCGTCGCCGTCAGGAGAACCGTGGACACGGCGTTGATCTCGGGAGAGACCCCGCTACGGACCATGGAATAGACCTGGATTGGCAGCGTGGTCGAGCCGACGCCGGCGACGAAAGATGTGATGACGTAATCGTCGATGGACAAAGCGAACACGAGAAGAGCCGCTGCCAGCACTCCGGGCGCGATATTGGGGAGAGTGACCATGAAAAAAGTACGTCCCGGAGACGCCCCAAGATCCATCGCCGCCTCCTCGAGGGCGCGGTTGAGACCGGCGAGACGTGCCCGAACAACCAGGACCACGTAAGAGACCGAGAATGCAACGTGGGCGAAGATCACGGAGGCGAACCCGAGACGGATCCCGAGGGCGGCGAAGAGAAGAAGGAGGGACGAGGCCATCACGATCTCGGGAACGACGATGGGGAGGGTGACGAGTGCTCGAAAGGAAGCCTGTCTCCGGAAACGGTGGCGATGAAGAGCTAGCGCGGCTGCGGTGCCGGCCACCGTCGAAAGGACCGTGGCGGCGAGA contains:
- a CDS encoding extracellular solute-binding protein yields the protein MRRHLTSRTLGLGSLAVYSFLYAPLAVLAAFSFNRGRLTSAWEGFTLQWYAKLLADTAVLRSLRNSLIVALAATVLSTVAGTAAALALHRHRFRRQASFRALVTLPIVVPEIVMASSLLLLFAALGIRLGFASVIFAHVAFSVSYVVLVVRARLAGLNRALEEAAMDLGASPGRTFFMVTLPNIAPGVLAAALLVFALSIDDYVITSFVAGVGSTTLPIQVYSMVRSGVSPEINAVSTVLLTATALILLASWWIEHGVRLWKAAIPAAAGLGILALPFALVPPRPDSDKILNVYIWSNYIAPETLKKFEDRYGARVNVDLYDSVEALLAKVQAGNIDYDVLCPTNYGVEILKKQNLLLPLDHSALPNLVNLDPRFLDPEYDPGNRYSVPYFWGTAGIAYRKSRVGLVESWESLWDERYAERILMLDDPRETFGAALKWRGFSLNTTDEATLRMAQELLLRQKRLVKAYDSANFQDVLLAGDVWIAHGWNGQFARVMDIDPDIAYVIPEEGGSLFIDSLVIPSSARNPELAHAFIDFTLEAEIAAEICATMQYSSPNQAARRLLPEPVRTNPAIFPGDDVLERVELIHDIGQATLLYDRLWTEVKTAQ